Proteins encoded within one genomic window of Spiroplasma endosymbiont of Agriotes lineatus:
- a CDS encoding UPF0236 family transposase-like protein, with amino-acid sequence MLKVGKRINTMDYRDLLIKKLQKYYVNINYDKIIICGDGDTWIREIANSFGNVRYILDGYHAIKKLQQTALILFLKIAK; translated from the coding sequence ATGTTAAAAGTTGGCAAACGAATAAATACAATGGATTATCGTGATTTATTAATTAAAAAATTACAAAAATATTATGTAAATATTAATTATGACAAAATAATTATTTGTGGTGATGGCGATACTTGAATTAGAGAAATTGCCAATAGTTTTGGTAATGTTAGATATATTTTAGATGGTTATCACGCTATTAAAAAATTACAGCAAACGGCATTAATATTATTTTTGAAAATCGCAAAGTAA
- a CDS encoding UPF0236 family transposase-like protein — protein sequence MLKINNNVKIVENKRWFSLFATHKNMYTNKCEQLANEYEKLDENTSYKYHYRLKQGYKVVNFASRTIITIFGEVVFKWRRYKYWNQKSGKFEYVCLLDKEIGLLLKQRIYFDVQFKVLSLLGDGKRYRDILDALNHCYISKTSISSILNKYDIAEYFQLAEKETKTKIDIKNKNLYIQLDEKFLATLDQKVKQDQRIRLVTFHTGHKEKKYKNARRKLENKTRSFSNVKSWQTNKYNGLSWFIN from the coding sequence ATGTTAAAAATTAATAATAATGTAAAAATCGTAGAAAACAAGCGTTGATTCAGTTTATTCGCAACCCATAAAAATATGTACACCAATAAATGCGAACAACTAGCTAATGAATATGAAAAATTAGATGAAAATACTTCATATAAATATCATTATCGCTTAAAACAAGGTTATAAAGTGGTTAATTTTGCATCAAGAACAATTATTACAATTTTTGGTGAAGTTGTTTTTAAATGACGCCGATATAAATATTGAAATCAAAAATCAGGTAAATTTGAATATGTATGTTTGTTAGATAAAGAAATTGGTTTATTGCTCAAACAACGCATTTATTTTGATGTCCAATTTAAAGTTTTAAGTCTTCTGGGTGACGGCAAACGCTATCGTGATATTTTAGATGCTCTAAATCATTGTTATATTTCAAAAACTAGTATTTCAAGCATTTTAAATAAATACGATATTGCTGAATATTTTCAACTAGCAGAAAAAGAAACTAAAACTAAAATTGATATCAAAAATAAGAATTTATATATTCAACTAGATGAAAAATTTTTGGCGACATTAGATCAGAAAGTTAAACAAGACCAGAGAATTCGTTTAGTTACTTTTCATACCGGACATAAAGAAAAAAAATACAAAAATGCTCGTAGAAAATTAGAAAATAAAACGAGGTCATTTTCTAATGTTAAAAGTTGGCAAACGAATAAATACAATGGATTATCGTGATTTATTAATTAA